From Carassius auratus strain Wakin chromosome 10, ASM336829v1, whole genome shotgun sequence, a single genomic window includes:
- the LOC113109867 gene encoding LOW QUALITY PROTEIN: melatonin receptor type 1B-B-like (The sequence of the model RefSeq protein was modified relative to this genomic sequence to represent the inferred CDS: deleted 1 base in 1 codon): protein MPDNIAFLTNSTDLGHVGRALGSSARPAWAIAVLASVLIFTTVVDVLGNLLVIISVFRNRKLRNAGNVFVVSLAFADLVVAFYPYPLVLYAIFHDGWSLGETQCKVSGFLMGLSVIGSVFNITGIAINRYCYICHSFAYGRLYSFRNTLLLVALIWVLTVLAILPNFFVGSLSYDPRVYSCTFTQTASSSYTVVVVVVHFLVPIAVVTFCYLRIWVLVIQVRRKVKSEERSRVRPSDLRNFVTMFVVFVLFAICWAPLNLIGLVVAIDPEVMAPRIPEWLFVVSYFMAYFNSCLNAVIYGLLNRNFRKEYMRILTSVWIPRRFVTETSKAATDGMRSKPSPAINNNE from the exons ATGCCAGACAATATCGCTTTTCTGACGAACAGCACAGATTTGGGGCACGTCGGTCGCGCGTTGGGTTCGAGCGCGCGTCCCGCCTGGGCAATAGCGGTGCTGGCCAGCGTGCTGATCTTCACCACTGTGGTGGATGTTTTGGGTAACCTGTTAGTCATAATTTCGGTGTTCAGGAATCGGAAACTGAGAAATGCTG GCAATGTGTTTGTTGTCAGTTTGGCCTTCGCTGACCTGGTGGTGGCTTTCTATCCTTACCCGCTGGTCTTGTACGCAATCTTCCATGACGGCTGGTCTCTGGGGGAAACCCAGTGTAAAGTCAGCGGATTCCTAATGGGCCTGAGTGTGATCGGCTCAGTTTTCAACATCACTGGCATCGCCATCAACCGTTACTGCTACATCTGTCACAGTTTTGCCTACGGACGTCTCTACAGCTTCCGTAACACGCTGCTGTTAGTGGCCCTGATCTGGGTGCTCACTGTGCTCGCCATTCTTCCCAACTTCTTTGTGGGTTCACTGAGTTATGACCCTCGCGTTTACTCCTGCACCTTCACGCAGACAGCCAGCAGCTCGTAcactgtggtggtggtggtggttcaCTTCCTGGTGCCCATCGCGGTGGTGACTTTCTGCTACCTGAGGATTTGGGTTCTGGTGATACAGGTGAGGAGGAAGGTGAAGAGCGAGGAACGCTCGAGGGTGAGACCCAGCGACCTGCGCAACTTCGTCACCATGTTCGTGGTGTTCGTTTTA TTTGCAATCTGCTGGGCTCCACTCAATCTAATCGGTCTCGTGGTGGCCATCGATCCAGAGGTCATGGCTCCACGTATTCCAGAGTGGCTCTTTGTGGTCAGCTACTTTATGGCCTATTTCAACAGTTGCCTCAATGCCGTCATTTATGGACTCCTCAATCGGAACTTCCGAAAGGAGTACATGCGGATCCTGACGTCGGTTTGGATTCCTCGGAGGTTTGTGACTGAGACCTCCAAGGCTGCCACAGATGGGATGAGGAGCAAACCCTCACCAGCCATCAATAACAatgagtga